Proteins encoded together in one Nyctibius grandis isolate bNycGra1 chromosome 1, bNycGra1.pri, whole genome shotgun sequence window:
- the KCNF1 gene encoding potassium voltage-gated channel subfamily F member 1, which produces MAGDSRFPDMDTDGSEKNEETEIVVNVGGVRQVFYGDNLNRYPETRLAELINCLSGGYDSIFSLCDDYDPGKREFYFDRDPDAFKCIIDVYYFGEIHMKKGICPICFKNEMEFWKVDLKFLDDCCKTHLSEKKEELEEIARRVQLILDDLGVDASESRWKRCQKYIWKFLEKPESSYPSRVIAVLSFLFILISSVVMCVGTIPDLQVVDAEGNRMEHPTLDSIETACIGWFTTEYVLRLISSPNKLHFALSFMNIVDVLAILPFYVSLTLTHLGAKLMELSNVQQAVQALRIMRIARIFKLARHSSGLQTLTYALKRSFKELGLLLMYLAVGIFVFSALGYTMEQSHPETLFKSIPQSFWWAIITMTTVGYGDIYPKTTLGKLNAAISFLCGVIAIALPIHPIINNFVRYYNKQRVLETAAKHELELMELNSAEGKATSSKSELEDLAREGKEGLFHSSRLKVSHSDTFIHLLSEEKHYRTRLQSCK; this is translated from the coding sequence ATGGCAGGTGACTCTAGGTTTCCAGACATGGACACTGAtggatcagaaaaaaatgaagaaacgGAGATTGTGGTCAATGTCGGTGGGGTAAGGCAGGTGTTCTATGGAGATAACCTGAACCGATACCCAGAAACACGGCTGGCAGAGCTGATCAACTGTTTATCAGGGGGATACGATAGCATATTCTCCCTCTGCGATGACTATGATCCTGGAAAGAGAGAGTTTTACTTTGACAGAGATCCAGATGCTTTCAAATGCATTATTGACGTGTACTACTTTGGGGAAATTCACATGAAGAAAGGGATATGCCCCATATGTTTCAAGAATGAAATGGAGTTTTGGAAAGTGGATCTGAAATTTTTGGATGACTGCTGCAAAACTCATCTaagtgaaaaaaaggaggaactgGAAGAAATAGCACGAAGGGTGCAACTGATTCTGGATGACTTGGGAGTGGATGCCTCAGAAAGTCGCTGGAAAAGGTGCCAAAAATACATCTGGAAATTTCTGGAGAAGCCAGAATCGTCCTACCCATCTCGAGTGATCGCCGTTCTGtcctttctgtttattttgatcTCCTCCGTCGTGATGTGTGTGGGGACCATCCCAGACCTGCAGGTTGTAGACGCGGAGGGAAACCGTATGGAGCACCCGACCCTGGACAGCATAGAGACAGCCTGTATAGGCTGGTTTACCACGGAGTATGTGCTGAGACTAATCTCCTCTCCCAACAAACTCCACTTCGCCCTGTCTTTCATGAACATTGTTGATGTGCTAGCAATACTTCCTTTCtatgtcagcctgaccttgacCCACTTGGGAGCCAAGCTCATGGAGCTGAGCAACGTCCAGCAGGCAGTCCAGGCGCTGCGCATCATGAGGATTGCGAGGATTTTCAAGCTTGCACGGCACTCCTCGGGTCTCCAGACTCTAACGTATGCCCTGAAACGCAGCTTTAAGGAGCTCGGGCTGCTCCTCATGTACTTAGCTGTTGGAATCTTTGTCTTTTCTGCCCTGGGTTATACCATGGAGCAAAGTCACCCCgaaactttatttaaaagcatcCCTCAGTCATTTTGGTGGGCAATCATTACCATGACCACAGTTGGATATGGAGACATATACCCTAAAACAACTCTAGGAAAACTGAATGCCGCCATCAGTTTTCTTTGCGGGGTGATAGCGATCGCCCTTCCCATCCATCCCATTATTAACAACTTTGTCAGGTATTATAACAAGCAGAGAGTTTTAGAAACAGCTGCCAAGCATGAATTGGAGCTGATGGAGCTAAACTCAGCCGAGGGGAAAGCCACAAGCTCCAAAAGTGAACTAGAGGATCTTGCGAGGGAAGGCAAGGAGGGTCTTTTTCATAGCAGCCGGCTAAAAGTCTCCCACAGTGACACCTTCATTCATCTCCTGTCAGAAGAGAAACACTATAGGACCAGGCTTCAAAGCTGCAAATAA